The Osmia lignaria lignaria isolate PbOS001 chromosome 3, iyOsmLign1, whole genome shotgun sequence genome includes the window acctgCTGCCTGTAGGTCTCCTGCAGGAAAAGCATATACCCATTAATTCCCAGAGCATGTGTCCTTTCTATTATCCAACTCATGGAGCTTTATATCTTCTTTCGCGATGGTTTGCCATgctattacaatttttataataatgtcACTGTAACCATCACCGGTTCGATGCAATAATTAGTACATAACTTTCACAAAAGTGGAACTtgataaaattcacgcacaacacgattcaaaattaaatacaagGATAAAGAAACCGCATACCATAGTATGCGGGTAAGTTTTTCACGCGGATAAGGTTGAGATAATAAAATGTCAGGTTGTACCCATCACCTTTGCTATAAAAAATTTATCAGTCTGGAGATGGATCACCAATTATGTACAAGCGAtgaaacatatatatatgtatatatatatatgtacaaatatattttactaCTCATATTCTTGTAACGAGTATTAAGAGACACGTCTTATACAGGCACTGGCAAGTGGTAGAAAAATCACggtcgaagagaaaaaaaaatataaataaacctgCATTTCAATTTGAACATAAACGTTAGACGTAAAACCGTTAAGAACATATTTGCAGAAATACTGTCAAATTAACCTTTATACTGTTCCACGAGAAAATCGAGGGTACAgttaataaaaagtattttcagttttataaaattacgaTCACGTCTCATGTTCTACGATAAATTAGATACACAGAAGAACGCGGAAAAGACGAGAACGGCACTTGATCCatcgaagaaggaaaaagaacgaaaatataaaagaaatgacAATCTTTCGTGATTTACGTCCGTTTGGTTACGAGTTCGTTATCGATAGAATATTATGTAGTACTCGCAAGAAAACGCCGTGTCGGAGCGTCGACTGAAAAGTTAGGTTAAGCATCGTTCGCAATACATCACAGAGGCCACTTAACATCGCGGTACATTTTCATGCTAGTTTCATTAAAGGCATTGTTCGAGTCCTCCTTAATTGAAAGTTCACATGTTATTTACGAAGAATTCGTAAGATCCGTAAGATTTTAGATAAATCGTTCATGGTAGCATTCTTCTTTTGAAAAGTAAAAAACCAATCTTTTTCTTGTATATGTATAACGTGAAATTCGGTCCAATCCTTCCGGAGCATGTTCAACCGCGGTCTAGCGGCACTCCCAGTTACGGTGAATTTCTAAGAAATAATCTTAACATGTAGAGAAATTTCGGAAGATCCATCAGATTCGTTAGTCTAGTTTCCTTGCTGGCTGACAAGTTGCGTTCAATCGCTCTAAACAAGGTGTAAACTTTCATTTAAAAGGCTTCATTCACAGGAGGATCATGTTTTGATACAACAACTGTGTCATCGTGTCAAAGTAGTAGCGCCCAAACTTGATTCCTGTTCTAGTACGAAGGTATGTACAATGGTTTTCAGATATGTAACTTTTACAGATGCATTGAACGCACATATTTATGTATGCGCTCGTGAGGAATGGCAATCTTTATGTTACATCCTCACTTCGCCAACACAGGTAATACGCGGACACATGACACAAACACCCACCGCCAATGCTAAGATCATCCACCACGGGTGTTGCGGAACGGTTGTCCACGCTGCAAACCAACCATCACGATGGTAGGCAGGATTTTACGGACAATCGTGCCGGGATTCGATCGCTCTCATcgttcttcttttaattattgccCCCGTATCTTTGTTAAACCATCGGTAAAGTAAAATCAGTTACGCTTAATCAGCGAACAAAAGTATTTTTGTAACATCCATTTTAAGCACAGTTTATGTCTGGTATGAAATCGAAAATTTGCAGCCACCTTTATCACTAGCAGCGCCATTCACAATGACGCGTTTGTATCGCGGCTGATTCCGATTTTCCCTGCCACCATTAACTgcatttgtttttgtttttgaagaaatattattttatctgGCCTACCCTCGGCGAACCACCGACTTTATGACCGTAGCTTACCGGTCAAAAGGAAGCAAAGGGAAGGGTAGAAACTCACAGAGACTTTGCGCTCCTAGAAGTTTCATTCCCGGAAACTTTCGTTGCTGTGCGTTGCTCGCCGAAACACTTCGTTACCTGTCTACGCATGCGTATCCTCTTTTTCACCATATTTTTCCATTCTTCATTCTTACTAAATATTCGCGCCGGATCATAAAGATCAAGATTTTTATCCTATACATTTGCACAATCAATGTATCATCTTTTCTGTTGTAATTGAACTCTTCTGATGATTCTTTCTTTCTATACTTGTTTATTAACCAGATTACACGTTTCATTCAAATTGTTGCTTTCCTAATAGAAGGATAAGCCAAATATCTTATACCTTCTGAAGTACTTAATTTCTTGTATTTAACATTTTTGAATTCGTAACGCAATGATTTTTTATcagaatttatacatttttcatcatatatgtacatgtaataatgTACAACCCACACACATTATTTTAAACTTCATAATGTAGTCCTTAAAAGATGTTCGTTGATTTAACGTATTACTAGGTATATACAATCGACTTAATTTTAACTAATAAATCAAGCTgtactttttgaaattttttaaatacgcaTCATACAAACTATCAATTATTTTACACAAGTCAGTGTAttgtatttttacattttttttaaatttaaatcatttatatCTTACAGTTAAAAAGTATTTTctattgatttctttttttttcgtatcaGTTACAAGGGCGCAATTAGCAATATCATTTGAATATATATTTCTTTACTTATGAATGATAATTACGAATTGTTATCTACAcagaaaattcagaaatttgtACGTACAGATGTAACAATAACacgataaaatttatacaacAGTAAGATATATATCGAATGCTTTTTATGAGATGATCTTTTAAAATGCATAATACACTCGCACGCACTCATACAGAGGTAacttttggaaaaaaaaaaaatataagcgGTCCGAAGCTTCCAGTGTAAAACATTTAACCAGCGATGCGATAAGTTAATAGCGACAAAACATAAATACTGGAAGATTTTGTTTGATTTGAATCAAGCTCATCAAATTagattaagaaaaagaaaaaaaaaaccattaTTAGCTTTTGTAGGCTTTCATTAATACTGTAAATAATGTTAAAAGTTACTAATATCAGTTGttacaaaaattttcttctGTTCGTAACTACACGGTacgattttatatttatacacaAATACACATTCGTATTCATATACATGTATAAATCCTTTACCTCGCAAAAAGTAAAATTCTTCTATATCCATTTACACCAAGTTCGTCGCTGTGTATCAATGTTTCGTATGCTGTTGGTATTGTTGTATTCGccaaattctttttcttatttaaagtTCAGGCACTTTAGATTTGAGTGCATTCTGGGAACCAGGATAAAACCGCTAAGCGAAAATCTTTACTGTGAAGTATTTCCCACGGTGTACGGCTTCACTTTCATCCCTACTACCTTTCTCTTGTCTGATTTTTGGTATAAAAAGGATAATCATGGCGATTAGTCGGATCCATTCGAAGTGAAGTTCCGAACGAAGGTCTGAGATCAAAATACTACATTCCGAATAGAGCCACAAAAGAGTGAAACTCTACGGGATCGAATTGCCAAATTCCTACAAAGTACACATCCACTTGTTCTAAACATATTCTTAGCTTCCCTGTTTGAATAGCTTCCCTATTGACCCTCGACAGCATAAAATTCAAAGAGAGTTAAATTTTTGTAGCAGTTGGATGATAGCCACAGTAACCATGTATGTACTTCAACGCATGTAACCTCCTGACTTGAACAGTATATACATCCTCTTTAATATTAGAACAATAGAGTGTTATCTGTATTTCAATTGTAGTATCTAGAGATCCAAGGAACCCACAAGATATATCTCTGCCGTTCGAGATACATCGAATTATGATTCTACGTAACGATGTCTAACTAAAAATTCTAGTAGCTTTCTACAGTGATGTTGTAGATCCATTCATAAGCTTTAGCCCCAAATGCTATTAGCGTACGCTATACACCGGATCATCAGCAACTAACAGTTTATCCAATAAATCTAATTTATCGAACACTGATAATAACCAATAGCAATTTGATGCTGATTATCCTAAATAAAATAAGTATATCTAATGATTACACCCAGCCTGTAAAGCGCCAGAAAAACAAAGTTTCTTTCaattaaacaaaagaatttaaatacatgaaaaaataaaattatataacattattataaaattgttttccaaaaaagtctgttaagtaATATGTTATAAATACCCTTTCTTAATCTAGATCTAATTTGGCTGTACTAAGGGTACCCGTATGTATTTTAGAAGTTTTCATCTTTTTATACGAGGTAAGAAGATCTTCCATTGTAATAGGTCGTACAGCGTCATGGTATTCTTCATCGTCAGTACCAGCGCTTGCATCTCtgtaataagaaaataaattacaaatagaATCGATAAAAGATTTcatattcattaattattggTACTGGATACAAACTGTGTATGAGTCCGTAAGTAATCTCGAACGCGATAAACAGATGCATTTCTACAAAGTTCTTGCAAATCCGATCCAGAAAAACCCTCGGTCATTTTCGCTAATTTCGCAATATCCACATTTTCCGCTATTGGTTCATGCTCTAATATCAACCCTAACACTTGCATTCGTTGTTGCTCGTTctgaaatgtaatttaattatcgCGAATTAATTACGCAAAGACGATAGAATCTTTCGCGCACGAATGTACCCGACATATTCGAGAAAACTCGTTACTCGGCGAATATATtgctttataaattttatttactggTAAACCAATATGGAAAGTAGCTGGCATGCGCCTAAGGATAGCTCGGTCCAAGTCTTGAGGTCTGTTGGTAGCACCCATTATTATTACTGTGCAAGAAGGATCAGTGATTAATCCATCCCAAAGAGACATGAATTGTGCTTTCATCATTGCAGTTGCTTCATGATCTTGTGAATTACGTGCTCTTAAGAATGAATCTGTCAAACAAACAATATAGAACATTCTAAAATGTCTGTAATCTATGCATGTTATACAACAAGTTGGcaacttttctcttcttttctttttttctattacaGACCTATTTCAtctataaaaatgatacatgGTTGAAGTTTCACAGCCAATGAGAAGACGGCCGCAGTTAATTTTTGACTTTCACCATACCACTTATCAGTTAAGATGCTTACATCTAAATTGATAAAGCATGTTTTGGTTTCCTTTGCTGTTGCTTTAGCGATCATTGTTTTACCACAACCTGGTGGTCCATGTAACAATACTCCCTggaaatgaaatacaaattctaagctaaatttattaattaaaggaCTAATCAATTTGTAATGTATAACTGTCTACTTTTGGTGCTTGAGTTAATTGAGAATCTtcaaataattcttttctttgTATAGGTAATATAACAGTTTCTTTAAGTTCTTGAATAACATGTTCAAGGCCTGCGATATTTTCCCATGAAACTCTGATATCTTGAGGATCCACTATATGATTAGCTATCATCATTTCATAATCTGTTAGTTGGTCCATGTCTACTGTCCATAATAAGTTATCAGTTTTGGCCAATTTTCGGAACTGTTCCTGTGCCTACAATTACAATGATTATCATGctttttaagaaaaagaaaactgtACAAGAAGGTTATTTCCCTAATGTGTGAATCGCTAATTatgtaaaaatcaatttttcaagataaaatGTGTCACCTTTTTCCTAGCTTTCTTCTTCGCATTGTTCGTAGGATCAAGTTGATTCATAATCCATTTCATACTAAAAAACCCAACGGCCGCAATAAAAGATACTCTGGCCACGAGCACGAATACTTCTGATCGTGAATATCCGACTCCATCAGCAACATTCATCGTTTATTCAAACTTATTACAACTCCACTAGAATACTATTTTAATCCTTatgatatcaataatttttttattaaatcccACGTGCCACTTTAAATCTTACTTGCAACTTGAGGGTTTCCCAAAGGAAGAATAGTTGTATACAACGAACTCCAGAGATACGCGCAAAAGCATGCGTAAATCCTGAAAATCATTTGTGCAAaacttttaatagaaaattcccCACGAAGTTTATGGTAAAATTGATAGTTTCTGTATCGTAATAGATGGAGCCATAGATAATTAATGAAAGCGACATTCTACACATTACCAGTGACTACAGAcagtagaagactggacatgcctttgttcacAAAGGGTCGTACCTGCATACGAACATAtcgtcttggggtgttagggttagggttagacgttctttgcatatcgacattatTCCCCCTGTGGCTGAGGGGCTTAGAATACAGCctcggtatcccctgcctgtcgtaagaggcgactaaaagggggtgcaagcgaaaaagaaaggaaagaaaacaaaGTATGGCAAAGATGGAAAGAGGATGTGAATGACATAAAGGTTAAAAGTAAAAAAGGCGCGCAGTGCGCGCGTAGACGCTAACTTTCGTTGGGCAGAGAGGGGTCGTTAGCCCCTCGATAATGCCGCCCTTAAAAGAGGGAAActtatcaatcaatcaatcaatcaatacCGAAATCATGATAttcggggtgtcaaggaccccgttGCATCGGTGGCATTCTCTGAATCGTATCGGGGTGTTCAGGACCCCAAAGGCCGTTGACTCTTTCTGCgtatcgacattatggcattcggggtattCAGGACCCCGAAGGCCGTTGATTTTCTCTGCGTATCGACATTATGGTATTCGGGGTGTTCAGGACCCCGAAGGCCGTTTACTCCCTCTGCGTATCTAcattatggcattcggggtgttCAGGACCCCGAAGGCCATTGACTCTCTCTGCgtatcgacattatggcattcggggtgttCAGGACCCCGAAAGCCGTTGACTCTCTGTGTATCGAtattatggcattcggggtgttCAGGACCCCGAAGGCCGTTGACTCTCTCTGTGTATCGAtattatggcattcggggtgttCAGGACCCCGAAAACCGTTGACTCTATCTGCGTATTGACATTATGCCATTCGGGGTATTCAGGACCCCAAAGGCCGTGACTACATATCGGCAGTATATCATCATGGGGTTCCAAGGACGCCGGCGACTGATTCCGCGCGCCAACGTATTATCTtcttggggtgccaaggaccccgttGACTGATTCTACGCACCAACGTATTATCTTCTTGGGGTTccaaggaccccggcgactgaTTCCGCGCGCCAACGTATTATCTtcttggggtgccaaggaccccgttGACTGATTCTACGCACCAACGTATTATCTtcttggggtgccaaggaccccggcgactgaTTCTGCGCACCTACGTATTATCTtcttggggtgccaaggaccccggcgactgaTTCTGCGCACCATCGTATTATCTTCttggggtgctaaggaccccggcgactgaTTCTGCGCACCAACGTATTATCTtcttggggtgccaaggaccccggcgactgaTTCTGCGCGCCAACGTATTATCTtcttggggtgccaaggaccccgttGACTGATTCTACGCACCAACGTATTATCTtcttggggtgccaaggaccccggcgactgaTTCTGCGCACCTACGTATTATCTtcttggggtgccaaggaccccggcgactgaTTCTGCGCACCATCGTATTATCTtcttggggtgccaaggaccccgg containing:
- the LOC117610788 gene encoding outer mitochondrial transmembrane helix translocase, whose product is MNVADGVGYSRSEVFVLVARVSFIAAVGFFSMKWIMNQLDPTNNAKKKARKKAQEQFRKLAKTDNLLWTVDMDQLTDYEMMIANHIVDPQDIRVSWENIAGLEHVIQELKETVILPIQRKELFEDSQLTQAPKGVLLHGPPGCGKTMIAKATAKETKTCFINLDVSILTDKWYGESQKLTAAVFSLAVKLQPCIIFIDEIDSFLRARNSQDHEATAMMKAQFMSLWDGLITDPSCTVIIMGATNRPQDLDRAILRRMPATFHIGLPNEQQRMQVLGLILEHEPIAENVDIAKLAKMTEGFSGSDLQELCRNASVYRVRDYLRTHTQDASAGTDDEEYHDAVRPITMEDLLTSYKKMKTSKIHTGTLSTAKLDLD